The window CAAACGAAGAGCATTTCGGCCGTCAAGCAAGTAGCCGTTGGTGATAATCGTTGAGGGTTGAAACTCGGTTTCATACTTTCGGGTCAGTTCCCCAAAACCTGCCTGGAGCCGTTCGATCGAATCCAGACAAAGGGTCGGCTCTCCGCCGAACCAGGTAATGTACAGCTTGTCGGCATCCTTGACCCGCTCATCGGAAAATCGAAGCAGGGCCTTCTCGGTCTCTTCACTCATGCGGCCGCCGCGGTGACTCTCGAAACAATAATCACAGCGGAAATTACAGGCCAGGGTCGGTGCGATGGTCAGCAAAAATATCGTCCGGTCATAACGCATCCGGGCACATTCAGCTTTTAGAGCCGCCAGTTCATCGAGATCATCCTTAACAAGGTAGCCGCCCTCAATCAGATATCCATAGATTTGTTTTTCCTCTTCCGATTGAGGAGAGCCATGCCCGTTGAGGAGCTTTGTAACGAGATCTATTTTTTCCGATTCTATTTCGGCCAGAGCAGCCGTAGCGCTGTTGAATAGAAGTTTGGAGCCATTTGAAGAATCAACGAAAAGATTATATCGTGACGGTTTCATGCCAGGTCTCTTTTAATCTTTTAACCCGGCTGCATTCGGAGGGCGTCATAAAGCGGAATGACGAGGCATCCGGTGCAGGCCGTTATGTCTCAGTGCTGCCATTTCAAATTAACCGAATGAACGGTTCTTGTCAAGATTTATATTTTCAATCGCTGTCCTAAAAATGCCTCTGTCATAAACCGCTAATCTTCAGTCAAAATGGCTTGATTCCCTGAAGATAATCCTTTAATATTGCACAAAGGCTGTGATAATATTTCGAGGACTTTTTATGAGAGGCTTCTAAAATGGCAAAAATCGCAATTATCGGTTGCAAGAGAATTCAGGATCAGCTCTGTGTCGCCTGCGAAAAATGCCTGAAGGCAATGAGCCTGAAAGACGGCGAATTTTCTCGCTATCAGGACAATATCGAACTGGTCGCCCTGGGCAACTGCGGCGACTGCCCCGGCTTGATAATGCCCAAACTGACACTGATAAAGGAAATGGCCGGGTTGCTGGAGCGGGATTTTGACACCATTCACCTGGGGACATGTATTGTCAAAGCAAAAAAAACCGGGAAATGCCCCCTTGATTTCGAGCAGCTTGCAACTATGGTAAAAGAAAATTTCGACAAAGACCTGGTGGTCGGCACGCATAATTATTAAGCGTCCGGAAAACCGGAACAGATTCCCGGTAAACATGTTTAAAGATGTTAATAAAACTAAACTATTTGGCAATAATTGAAAAGAAGCCGATTTCTATTGGGGAGCATTTATGAAACCGCTTGAAATAAAGAAAGACATATTTGGGGTTGGAGCGATCGACTGGAATTTGCGTGACTTCCACGGCTACTCGACCGAAAAAGGAACGACGTACAACTCTTATCTTGTCATGAGCGATAAAACCGTACTTTTCGATACGGTCAAAGCCGCCTTTGCCGATGAATTCATAGCCGACTTGAAGTCGGTACTGGGCGACCGAAAGCTCGATTATATCGTCAGCAATCATGCCGAAATGGATCACTCCGGGGCACTGCCCGCAGTTATGCAGGCCTTTCGGCCCGAAAAAGTTATCTGCACCAAGGCTTGCCAGGACGCCCTCAACCGGCATTTTCACGGCAATGACTGGCCGTTCGAACTTATCAAGGAAGGTGATGAACTGAATCTCGGCAATCGAACGGTACAGTTTTTCGGGTCGGCCATGATCCACTGGCCGGAAAGCATGGTGTCGTTGCTCAAAGAAGACAAGCTGTTGATTTCCAATGACATTTTCGGCCAGCACTGGGCCACCAGCGAACGGTACGACGACGAGGTCGATCAGGGCGAGCTGTCCCGGCAGTCGGCCAAGTACTATGCCAATATCTTTCTGCCCACATCGCCCGCGGTTAAGAAATTCCTGGAGAAACTCGAAACCAAGGGGCTGGAATTTGATATGATTGCGCCCGACCATGGCTTGATTTTGAGAAAAAACCTGGCCGGCAGCCTGGCCGCATACAAAGCCTGGGCCAATTGGGAAGCAAAACCTAAGGCAGTTGTAATTTATGATACGATGTGGGAAAGCACCGCCCAAATGGCCCGGGCCATAACGCGCGGACTTTCAGGAGAAGGTGTTTCGGTCAAACTATTCGATCTTCGCACCAGTCACCGAAGCGATATCATGACGGACCTGCTCGATGCCAGGGCCGTGGTGCTCGGTTCATCAATCCTTAACAGCGGTATCCTGCCGAAAATGGCCGACATGATTACCTATATGAAGGGTCTGCGCCCTCTCAACAAAATCGGGGCGTCATTCGGCTCCTATGGTTGGAAAAACACCATTACCAAAATGCTGAACGAACAATTGGAAGAGATGAAAGTCGAACTGGTTGATGAGGGTTTCAGTGTTCAGTATGTCCCGAGTGAAGATGATCTGGCTACATGTATCGAATTAGGCCGGAAGATAAAGAATTCAATTTTAGGATCGTGACAAATTTATTTTGACGTATATAATAATGCCGGAATCTCGTTGGTTCCGGCATTTTAATTTTCTAACGAATAAACTTATACCTTGCCTGCCACCTAACACTTCAAGGCCGGGCCGCTCTTATAGAGATAATTAATATAATAAATAATATCCAGAATATTTGTGCCACAGTCACCGTTCGGATCAGAACCGCAGGGGGCAGTTATCGAGCCGCCATTATATATATAGTTAATCATCGCCACGACATCGAGCAGGTTTTCGTTATTGTCGCCATTATAATCTCCGCATATGCACGGTGCATTCTTCACCGGCCAGCAGTACGGCCCGCCGAATGACAGTGAAGGTTGTTCAAATAACCAATCATACATTCCATATGGAGATATGTTGGGGATGCTGCAGGAATCAATGCAGAAAACACCGCTGGCATTAAGGTAGGGATACTCAAAATTGATTCTATAAACAAATCGCGGCAATAATGGTGAGCCCGTAGGCATGCCGGTGGTACCGCTGCCGGTCCAGTTTATGGTATCGGCACCCATTCCATCCCAGGCCGGTGCATAACCGACATCAGCCCGGGTCCAGAAGGCATTGCGGAAATTCCACCATGAGCCGCCATTCTCAAAGCCGTTCAACCCATAATATTCAATCACCTTCCATGAGTTGATATCACCGCTCATGTAGAAAGTCAATGGCAGGCTCATCGCCGTTCTGTTAAACCCGTCACTGTTATCCATCATAACCCTGAAAGCGGTGCAACCGGGATTGACACTCGGCGTCCCGCCATCATACCAAAGGTCGGCCGGATCGACCTGCACGGTAATTGTCATGGAACTTGCCGACAAGGCACCGATACATAACGTCAGACAACACAGAAGAATTACTATGAATTTCATACAACCCTCCCCATGATTGAATAACGAATGATTGGTAGTTATTTCGCCATGTAAATAGCGTAGACCTTATAATAATCTATTTATTATTTAATCTCGCGATGGACCTTACTATCCTATAATCTATCAACTATATGTAAAATACAATTTTACGGAATACTGTCAAGAGATTAATTCGAAGCGGGGAAATCATACAATTATGATATTAATTTAATGCATAGCAGGATAATGAGATATGCGTGCACGGCATGTATTTCATCCGAGCCTGGGGACTGCTTAAACCTGACGCGGGCTAATATCGAAACTCATGTCCATATAAATTATTCAATGAATTCGAATACTTGATTCTTGACATCAATGAATGTTTGGCATATTTTAATAATGTCGTTAAAGGGTGGCATCTCTTTATCGACGATCACATTATTGTAAAAACGGCGGCAAGCCCGGCAAGTAATTTATGATTTTCAGAACAAATTACTTGGCTGTCAGGAAGTCATAATCCGGGTCAGTATCAAGCAGCAGGTAAAATAAATCTTTAAGTATAATTCAATGACGCTTACAGGTTCGACATAAAATATCGGATTTTTGGGATGCTGAAGATGATTTCAGAACCGTGGGCGAAGTTATTCTCCTGAAAGTTTCAGATAAGTTCGGCCTGTAACCATAGTATCGCTCGCTCACACAATCCGTTGCCCCACATGCTATTATGTCCACAGGCACAAATTGAACTGAATACTTATTTCCCGGAAAATTACGAGAAGCACCCGACTACCCCCCACCGCCTGCCCTGACCATCGTTGCAATCCCGATTTATTCTGCAGTCAAAATTATCCTGATTAAGTCTATAATTTTCAGTTAAAAGAGAATTGACTTTTGCTAAAGGTTGATTAAATTAAGCGTAATATTTATATATAAGTGAAAGCGGGCTACCGTGGTCTCGCCACAAAATTTACTGCTTTTAAATACTTCAGGATTAATATCGCATGGCGGACAACAAAGAGTATGCCGAGCAGGACTATGGAAAAACACACTGGCACATTTTCAGCCTTCAGAAGCTTAGTCCGGTCAATTTCGTAAAGATACTCGGCAAAGTACTAAATAATGAATTAAGGCTGATAAAATAGAAGTCGGCCGCAATTCTATTCTGGTTTTAGCGGGTCGGGTTCGATCCTGCCCTGTTATTATAATTACTTGTTTAAGCGTTTTTACAATTAACTCTCTATTCATCAGATTTCTGCATCCGGCGCATTTTATGGACCGGCTTGTTCGGGTCAATATTGTCATCATACAGGACCAGGCCCAGGCTTTCGAAAATTATCTCAAACTCCTCAAAAACGGCGATGGTGATATTCTGCAGGGCGGTGAGATCCTGATACCGACCATTAACGGCTAGATCAAACAACCTCTCAATACTTTTCGGCTTAGTTTGAAACTCCCTTGCCTGGGAAATCATTCGCGATGCCGTGACATACGGCTTTTGATTCAGAAATGAGAGCAATTTGAGCGTTTGCATGATCATTTCGAAAAACAGCACCGGTATTCCCTCACAGTTTTCCTGGTTGACCGCATTGAGAACTTTCGATACCGTTTCCTGATACTCCGCAAAACAGCCCACGGCCCGGTCCAGACATTTTTGTTTCAAATCCGGCGGCCGGTAGGCATTCAGTTCGGCGATAAATTCATCATTGATGAGCGGCAACATTCTGTCCGAGCCGGAGAGATACCAGTCCTCGTTGACATCGAGCGTCGTTTTCAGATAGGTTTCCCTGGTCATCCAGGTAAGCTCGACCAGCATGCCATCGAATATCTTGGCAAAGCCATCCTGCGGCTCGCCCTCGGGCATCGTCTTGACAAAAGCGGTTAATTCCAGGTCCGAGTAATCGGCATCCTCATTGCGCGCAAATGAACAGCAGACGGCCAGCGGCACCAGATTATCCCCGAATTTTTTCCTGATCAGCGGCACCATCTCGAGGATCGCCTTTTCGCGATCTTCATGCGTGTGTTTCTTGATACCTTTCATGGCTGCGAATCGATAATGTTTGATTTCCCAAAAGTATCATGCTTATTCAAAATTGTCAACGAAGATATCTTCGAGTATGACGCAACTGCGCCCGGATTAACATGCCAATCGGCATTTAGCTATATATTGGACAAATAAGACATCTATAAAACTTCGATTACTAAGGGAAAATGATTGCTATGCCAGCCAGAGAGTTATCGCAGGGAAGGAGTCTCCGGACTCCTGCCGATTCAAAATCTACGATTCACTAAATATATTTTCCGACAGCCAGAATATAAACTAAGGTCGCTAATACGACAATAAATTTATTAAATTAAATGGATGGGGATTTTGGGCATAAGAAAATCGGGTTGCAGGGAACATCTATGGAATTTCGATTACTCTGGGAAAATGATCGCTATGGCAGACCGAAGGCCAAAATGGCGCTGTTGCGCCATGGGACATCTATAGAACTTCGATTACCTTGGCAAAATGACTGCTATGGCAGACCGAAGGCCAAGACCAGATGAATTCTGGCGGGCACAAGGGGACATCTATAGAACTCTGATTACTTTGGGAAACTGACCGCTATGGCAGACCGACAGGCCAAAAGGCGCTGTTGCGCCATGGGACATCTATAGAACTTTGATTAATCACGGGAAACTGACCGCTAAGGCAGACCGACAGGCCAAAACATACTATTGTATGCGGAGAGGCAGGGATTCGAACCCTGGATACCTTGCGGTATAACTGCTTAGCAGGCAGCCCCGTTCGACCACTCCGGCACCTCTCCGTTGCAATTCGCAGAAGTTCCAATATATCAGAAATTGGAAGAATTTCAAGCTATTTCTGTAAAAGAAATACCGGCCCAGGTCAGGAACCGGCAGAGATTTTTGTGATTCCGGCAGGCGATATCAGCCTTCGGCGGCCAGATGCCAGCAGACCCGCTCGATCACAAGGCTCAAATCCTGGGCATCAAACGGCTTGGTGATAAATTCATCGGCTCCCAGCAGAAAGGCTTTTCTGACGGAATCGGCATCGCCGCTGCCGGTGATAAGCACCACCCGAATTTCAGGGTATTCCTTCTTGACCGCCTTCAATACGGCAAATCCATCCATCCCCGGCATAATCACATCACATATCAGCAGATCGACCTGATGCTCCCGAAGATATTCCAGGGCCGCAACGCCGCCGGAGACCGATGAGGCCGCAAATCCGGCCATATGGAGCATCTCCACGATGGTCCGCACAGCCTCCGGTTCGTCGTCGATGACAAGGATTTCGACCGCTTCCTTCATCAGCATCTGGATGAAACCGCTTTCTCGAATGTCATCATGACTTCATCGACGAAGTTTTCCATCAAGACCGGCTTATACATGAGCTTGTTGGCGCCCTGCACCCCGGCCTGACGAACCAGACTCTCGGTGGCATTGCCGGTAATGACGATTACGGGCAGATAAGGTTTCAGTTCCTTGATTTTCGAGACCGCCTCAACTCCGGACATTTCCGGCATGATAAGATCCATGGTAACCAGATCATAATCCGATTCCTGGACCATCTTCAGCGCCTCGGCGCCGTTCTCGGCCATCGATACTTCCACCGAACCGGTTATTTCGCAGAACTGCTTAAAAATGTCCCTGACCCGCGGTTCATCGTCGACAATCAGAACCCTGAAGGCTCTTCCCTGGCGACGCGCCAGATTTTCAATCTTTGCGATATCCATAATATTTCCCGTCATATATCAAAATGTTGTCTGTTGACTGCCTAAATCTTCTTGTAATTGTTCAACTGACTTTTACTCTTTTTTATTTCCGAAATCGTATATAAGACCTTTCGACTCAGGGAATGAATCTCGTTGAGTGTGGTCTCGATACGATCCAGGCTCCGGCTGTCTTTTTGAGGCGAAAAAACCAGCCTGTCCTCATTCTTAAACGCCTTCATGATACCGGTTATTTCTTTGACCACCTCCACGGAACCATTAACCAATTTGGTAAATTCCGGTTCCATGAAGGACAGTTCCTTGATCTGCTGCTTTGACTTGGCCAGATTAATGGCCAGATTGAGAGCCAGCATTTTGACTTCATCGGCCAGATGATCGATCTGCGAGACCCAGTCCTCGAGACCCTGATCGGGTATGTTGTTATTTTTTTTCATGCGTCACCAGCAATGATTCGATTTTATCTTTCAATGGCTTTATGTCGGTCGATTTGACGATATATCCGTCCGCCAGCCAGGTATGGAAATCGGACTTATACACGGCATAGGCGCTGTTAAGGACTATAAAGATTTCGGGATGCTCCGTCCTGATTTGTTTGAGTAATTCCAGGCCGCTGACATCTTCCAATTCTATATCGAGAACTACCAGATCGACTTTTTTCTGTCTCAGCAATGTCAGTGCCTCCTCGCCTCCGGCCGCCGTATCGATATTGTAACCTTCACGAGACAGGAACGCTGCATACAGCTTTCTCACATGATTTTCATCATCAACAATAAGGATATCAGGCATTATTTTCTCCCCTATACTCGGGCAGTTCAATATATATTTCCGGCGGTGTCTTTTCGCCGCCGGCCAGGCCGAAACCGCCCCCATGATATTTTATCGTCTCCCCGGCCACAATAATTGACAGTCTTTGCGTTCCCGTGGAGGAACCGAATATTTGCTGAAGGGTTTTTTTGACTTTGGCGAGGGCCGCCTCGCTCCCCTGAAAACCGATGACAAAACGCACCAATCCATCATCTTTTGCGGTCGAAAAACAGACTTTGCATTCACCGGTCAGTTCCTCGATAGTGAGATTCATGAACTGGAACAGGGCATGCTGCAGCTGATCCGGATTACCCCAGACTTCCATAGTTGCATCCGAAACCTGGATTTTCGGGGGTTTGACATTATGCTTCAGCCTTGACAGAAACAGTTCATAAGTCTGCCTGGTAAGGTGATTGAAGTCTATTGCCCTCGTTTTTGTGCGGCTGGCCCGCGAAAAATCGAGAACCTGATTCAGAACCGATTCCGCCCGCCGGGCTTCCGAAAGAATAATATTCAGATATTCGCTGTTGCCGTCGCGCCCGTCCGATGACAGCATCAGGTTGGCAAAACCGCCGATTACCGTCAGGGGGTTGCGCAGTTCATGGGCGATCGATGAAGTCAGCTCGCCGATGACCGACATTTTTTCAATGCGTATAATTTGATCCTGCGATTCCGCTATCTGCCGATTTTTTTCTTCGAGACAAGCGGCATGCTCGACCAGATCTTCATGCAATTGCGAGCGCTCCATGGCCACGGCGGTATGATTGGCAAAGGTCTGCAGAAGCTGGACATCGGCATCGCGAATGACTTTCCCGGTGATCTGGTTGTCGGCGGCTATCAGACCCAGCCTTCGCCCGTTACTGATTATCGGAGCCACCGCCAGATTTTGGGTATTGAGTTTCTCCAGAATTTTCATGGTGCCGGCATCGATATTGGCACCGAAAAATACATTGATGCCTATTCCCTCATTGACCGCCCGGCTGAAGGCGCAGGTATCGTTCAAAGTTATTTCCCAGCCGTTAATCATTGCCCCCAGTGAATTAATCGAACTATTTTCACGTTCGCGATAATCGTTAAGCAACTCAATCAGCGTTTTCTGCTGGCTGGCCAGCCGGCTCCATATCTCTCCGGCCTCCTGCGGACTCCCCGGACCGATGGCCATTTCCGCCTTGAGTTTGCCTTCCTTCTGATCCAGCAAAAAGAGAAAGGCCCGGTTAAAACCAAGTCCCTGGTTGGCGGTTACGGCGGTCAATATCATTTGCAGAATCTCAGCATGGGCCACCGCCGATGATAAGGCTTCGGATACCTGGCCCATGATCGACAGTTCATAGATGGCTTCTTCCAGTTCGGATTTGCGCTTGAAGGTGTCGGTAACATCCTGCAGTATTCCGAGAATCCCCGATATCTCGCCGTTTTCCTTTCGATAAGGACTGCAGAAAACATTAAGAACCGCATAGTGGCCGTGGCAGTTGCTGCAGCGATGATCATATAGATGAAATGTCCGGCCTGATATGACCGATTGAAAGGCCCTGTCCATACCACAATTCATGATTGCATCGACATCATATAACGATTGGCCGGTCGTATCCTTGATAGAATCGACCCCGATAATCCGGGCCGCCTCATCATTAAGATATTTTATCCGCCCCCCGTTATCGACGACAAAAATCCCCAGGGGATGATTGTCGAAGGAACTCCTCAGGGATGTCTCCCCGATTTGCGCCGAAAGGGCATCT is drawn from candidate division Zixibacteria bacterium HGW-Zixibacteria-1 and contains these coding sequences:
- a CDS encoding metal-binding protein — encoded protein: MAKIAIIGCKRIQDQLCVACEKCLKAMSLKDGEFSRYQDNIELVALGNCGDCPGLIMPKLTLIKEMAGLLERDFDTIHLGTCIVKAKKTGKCPLDFEQLATMVKENFDKDLVVGTHNY
- a CDS encoding response regulator; amino-acid sequence: MLMKEAVEILVIDDEPEAVRTIVEMLHMAGFAASSVSGGVAALEYLREHQVDLLICDVIMPGMDGFAVLKAVKKEYPEIRVVLITGSGDADSVRKAFLLGADEFITKPFDAQDLSLVIERVCWHLAAEG
- a CDS encoding MBL fold metallo-hydrolase, with product MKPLEIKKDIFGVGAIDWNLRDFHGYSTEKGTTYNSYLVMSDKTVLFDTVKAAFADEFIADLKSVLGDRKLDYIVSNHAEMDHSGALPAVMQAFRPEKVICTKACQDALNRHFHGNDWPFELIKEGDELNLGNRTVQFFGSAMIHWPESMVSLLKEDKLLISNDIFGQHWATSERYDDEVDQGELSRQSAKYYANIFLPTSPAVKKFLEKLETKGLEFDMIAPDHGLILRKNLAGSLAAYKAWANWEAKPKAVVIYDTMWESTAQMARAITRGLSGEGVSVKLFDLRTSHRSDIMTDLLDARAVVLGSSILNSGILPKMADMITYMKGLRPLNKIGASFGSYGWKNTITKMLNEQLEEMKVELVDEGFSVQYVPSEDDLATCIELGRKIKNSILGS
- a CDS encoding two-component system response regulator, encoding MPDILIVDDENHVRKLYAAFLSREGYNIDTAAGGEEALTLLRQKKVDLVVLDIELEDVSGLELLKQIRTEHPEIFIVLNSAYAVYKSDFHTWLADGYIVKSTDIKPLKDKIESLLVTHEKK